Proteins from one Thalassophryne amazonica chromosome 20, fThaAma1.1, whole genome shotgun sequence genomic window:
- the mrpl53 gene encoding 39S ribosomal protein L53, mitochondrial: MAAPKKAGVVLKTVMKMSICFCPFESNARSTREFLYLVGSEKVRMTNTKCEVITTVKHDRSEPVVDVMYQDGERLVMKGAYLTCKEMFSAFQSRCISKDPRVKEEANK, encoded by the exons ATGGCGGCGCCCAAGAAAGCGGGGGTCGTGTTGAAGACTGTGATGAAAATGTCGATTTGTTTTTGTCCTTTTGAGTCTAATGCTCGTTCTACACG GGAGTTTCTATACTTGGTGGGCTCAGAAAAAGTCAGGATGACCAACACAAAGTGTGAAGTGATCACCACGGTGAAACATGACCGCTCTGAGCCTGTAGTGGACGTTATGTACC AAGACGGAGAGAGGCTGGTGATGAAGGGAGCATATCTGACCTGCAAAGAGATGTTTAGCGCTTTTCAGTCCCGCTGCATCAGCAAGGACCCACGGGTGAAAGAGGAAGCAAACAAATAA
- the fabp4a gene encoding fatty acid binding protein 4a, producing the protein MVEKFVGTWKMVTSEHFDDYMKAIGVGFATRQVGNRTKPNLIVAVDDQGIVCIKTHSTFKTTEIKFKLNEPFEETTADDRKTRTVMTLENGKLVQKQSWDGKETSIEREITDGKLIAKCIMGDVVAVRTYVKEA; encoded by the exons ATGGTTGAGAAGTTTGTCGGGACGTGGAAGATGGTGACCAGTGAGCATTTTGATGACTACATGAAAGCAATCG GTGTTGGCTTTGCAACACGGCAGGTGGGGAATCGAACCAAGCCCAACCTGATAGTGGCCGTGGATGATCAAGGGATTGTTTGCATCAAGACTCACAGCACGTTCAAAACAACTGAAATCAAATTCAAGCTCAATGAGCCGTTTGAAGAAACTACAGCAGATGACAGGAAGACGAGG ACTGTTATGACTCTGGAAAATGGAAAACTTGTGCAGAAACAGAGCTGGGATGGCAAAGAAACAAGTATCGAGAGGGAGATCACAGATGGAAAATTGATAGCG AAATGCATCATGGGCGATGTGGTTGCAGTGAGGACGTACGTGAAGGAGGCGTGA